The segment GACTGCAAGGATCATGTGCTGATCGCCATCGCCCCCTGTGCGACGGTGGAGCTGGGCGTGGACATCGAACGGCTGCGCCGCCTGCCGGACGCCGCCGGAATCGCCGAGCGCTTCTTCGCGCCGGAGGAGCGCGACGCCTTCGCCGCCCTGCCCGACGCGCTGCGGGACGAGGCGTTCCTCAACAGCTGGACCCGCAAGGAGGCCTTCATCAAGGCGACCGGCCAGGGGCTGTCCACGCCGCTCGACCGCTTCGCGGTGGAGCTGACGCCGGGCCGCCCCGCCCGCCTGCTCAGCCTGGACGGCGCGCTGGAGGCCGGGGATGCCACGGACTGGTCGCTGTTCGACCTGCGCCCGGCGCCGGGGCTGGTCGGCGCGCTGGCGGTGCGCGGCGACGGCTGGCGCCCCGTGTTCCGCCCGCTGGATGAAACGTTCAGCGCTTGACGATTTCCCAGGCGATGCGCGCCGGCTCCTCGCCCAGCTCCGTGGAGCCGATGACGATCTCGCCGCGCGGCGGGAGCGGCAGCGGTTCGCCGGCCTTCAGCCGCCGCGGCTCCGCCACGCCCGGAACGGCGATCTGGGTGCCGTTGCGGCTGAGATCCTCCACCACGAAGACGCCGTCCTGGCGCGACACCGCGGCGTGCCGCCGCGAGGCCGAGGCGATGTCGAGGACGAACTGGCACTGCGACGACCGCCCGATGACGAGCTGGGTTCCGTCCTCCGGGATCGCCCGGGTCTGGCCGCGCCAGAACAGGACCAGCCGCTCCGCCGCCGCCTTCGACACGTCGATCAGAATCGTCTCCTCGGTCGCCCGCGTCACGACCTCCCCGGCAGGGGCGGCCAGCAAGGGGATGCCGAGCGATCGTTCGGCGTCCGGA is part of the Azospirillum baldaniorum genome and harbors:
- a CDS encoding 4'-phosphopantetheinyl transferase family protein — encoded protein: MRKTEEIQLCYADLRGLAHRLEAFRALLSPDEAARAARFATEELRTRCALRRGLLRHLLGRVTGRDPASLAFAYGPMGKPSLPGGPAFNLADCKDHVLIAIAPCATVELGVDIERLRRLPDAAGIAERFFAPEERDAFAALPDALRDEAFLNSWTRKEAFIKATGQGLSTPLDRFAVELTPGRPARLLSLDGALEAGDATDWSLFDLRPAPGLVGALAVRGDGWRPVFRPLDETFSA